From one Solanum stenotomum isolate F172 chromosome 12, ASM1918654v1, whole genome shotgun sequence genomic stretch:
- the LOC125849363 gene encoding zinc transporter 8-like, whose protein sequence is MKNKLVAFSLLFLFFLPALVSSECTCDEDIDDRNRTEALKYKLVAVASILIAGAIGVSIPILGKIIPAFRPENNVFFLIKAFAAGVILATGFVHILPDAFESLSSPCLPEKPWGDFPFAGLIAMISAIGTMMMDLLATSFYKKSNLTKQKPVNSDEEKEVHVHTHSTHGHAHGSVMLSSSEGTDELDLSRRRVISQVLELGILVHSVIIGVSLGASESPKTIKPLVAALTFHQLFEGMGLGGCIAEAKFKIKKAALMAIFFSLTTPIGIAIGFGISTVYSETSPTALMIEGIFNSAAAGILIYMALVDLLAADFMSTRMQDSPKLLMGANICLLFGAGCMSLLAKWA, encoded by the exons ATGAAGAATAAACTCGTTgctttttctcttctctttttgttctttcttcCCGCTTTAGTTTCTTCAGAATGTACTTGCGATGAAGATATCGATGATCGGAACAGAACCGAAGCGTTGAAGTATAAATTGGTAGCAGTCGCTTCGATTTTAATTGCCGGTGCTATAGGCGTATCGATTCCAATTCTCGGTAAGATAATCCCAGCTTTTCGCCCTGAAAACAATGTGTTTTTCCTAATTAAGGCTTTTGCTGCCGGAGTGATTTTGGCTACCGGATTTGTTCATATACTGCCGGATGCATTCGAGAGCTTGTCTAGTCCTTGTCTTCCGGAAAAACCATGGGGAGATTTTCCCTTTGCTGGACTTATTGCTATGATTTCCGCTATCGGAACGATGATGATGGATTTATTAGCGACGAGTTTTTATAAGAAATCGAATCTTACGAAACAAAAGCCTGTGAATAGtgatgaagaaaaagaggtACATGTGCATACGCATTCAACTCATGGACATGCTCATGGCTCTGTTATGCTGTCGTCATCGGAGGGTACCGATGAATTGGATTTATCTCGTCGGAGAGTTATCTCACAG GTATTggaattgggaattttggtgcATTCAGTAATAATTGGTGTTTCTTTAGGTGCCTCAGAATCTCCTAAGACAATTAAGCCCCTTGTAGCTGCATTAACTTTCCATCAGCTGTTTGAAGGCATGGGTTTAGGTGGCTGCATAGCTGAG GCGaaatttaagattaaaaaagcTGCATTGATGGCAATTTTCTTCTCCCTAACAACACCAATTGGAATTGCAATTGGTTTTGGAATATCAACAGTGTATAGTGAAACAAGTCCAACTGCACTCATGATTGAAGGCATTTTCAATTCTGCTGCTGCTGGAATTTTGATTTACATGGCTTTAGTGGATTTACTTGCAGCAGATTTTATGAGCACTAGAATGCAAGATAGTCCTAAACTTTTGATGGGAGCTAATATATGTCTTCTTTTTGGGGCCGGTTGTATGTCACTTTTGGCTAAGTGGGcctaa